Proteins from one Malaya genurostris strain Urasoe2022 chromosome 2, Malgen_1.1, whole genome shotgun sequence genomic window:
- the LOC131429136 gene encoding kinesin light chain-like, whose translation MTGEDSVMINLPLAHFLKHRGVWMDYAVRSHWQIGFLLVREIQLRTKLTQQCQAGIGRTCGGKEQQHESTQDHTTLATKNLFIMTQQELIADTKTVHQILEALRVEHLALASQFSESVCFDTEKSSIVQQNIDKIELGLGEVNLLLVFSSHLQSVDAENQKLRLQIRRMQQENVWLREELVSTQNKLEISETTVGQLQEEKKHLEFMATLKVYDESSKSEKSSEEVCRDLVGELFPPEEEPKDQSAVSSQLHHAEIPKTLRTIHDLAIQYASEGRYEIVVPLCKHALVDLEAACGRDHPDVATMLNILALVYRDQRKYKLAADLLNDALEIREKTLGENHPAVAATLNNLAVLYGKRGKYSEAEPYCKRALEIRERMLGKDHPDVAKQLNNLALLCQNQSKYEEVEVYYQRALQIYETKLGSDDPNVTITRNNLASCYQRQGKLKEAELLYKQFLTKEHESVFGAISAANKPIWQMAEDQEANMVKSKTADNTSYGIMGGWHKLGKVGSPSVQATLKRLISIYRKQGKHEAAGALNTCVGRDSKESTNGSSSSSK comes from the exons ATGACCGGAGAAGACTCGGTAATGATCAATCTGCCCTTGGCACACTTTCTCAAGCATCGCGGTGTCTGGATGGATTATGCTGTGCGCTCTCACTGGCAAATCGGTTTTCTTTTAGTGCGGGAGATTCAGCTGCGAACCAAGCTTACCCAGCAATGCCAAGCGGGAATCGGCAGAACGTGTGGTGGCAAGGAGCAACAACATGAATCGACT CAGGATCACACAACCTTGGCAACGAAAAATCTTTTCATTATGACTCAACAGGAGCTCATCGCGGACACCAAGACAGTACATCAAATTCTCGAAGCCTTGCGAGTGGAACATCTTGCATTGGCTAGCCAATTTTCCGAAAGTGTTTGTTTCGATACAGAAAAGTCATCGATTGTGCAGCAAAATATCGACAAGATTGAGCTCGGTTTAGGAGAAGTCAATCTGCTGTTGGTGTTTTCTTCGCATCTTCAAAGTGTGGATGCTGAAAATCAAAAGTTACGGCTGCAGATCCGACGGATGCAACAGGAAAATGTTTGGTTACGGGAGGAGTTGGTGTCTACACAAAACAAGCTGGAAATATCTGAAACAACTGTGGGACAGCTTCAAGAGGAAAAGAAACACTTGGAGTTTATGGCAACGCTGAAAGTGTACGACGAAAgttcaaaatctgaaaaatcatcGGAAGAGGTGTGCAGAGATCTGGTGGGAGAACTGTTTCCTCCGGAGGAGGAACCAAAAGATCAATCCGCAGTCTCGTCGCAGTTACATCATGCTGAAATTCCTAAAACATTGCGAACGATTCACGATCTCGCTATACAATATGCCTCGGAAGGGCGCTATGAAATTGTCGTGCCTTTATGCAAGCATGCGTTGGTTGATTTGGAAGCAGCTTGCGGGCGCGATCATCCGGATGTGGCGACTATGTTGAACATTTTAGCTCTGGTTTACAGAGATCAGAGAAAGTACAAGCTAGCAGCCGATCTGTTGAACGACGCATTGGAAATTCGAGAGAAGACCCTTGGTGAAAACCATCCGGCTGTCGCTGCAACTCTAAACAATTTAGCTGTGCTCTATGGAAAGCGTGGCAAATACAGTGAAGCCGAGCCGTACTGCAAAAGAGCTTTAGAAATACGTGAACGGATGCTGGGCAAAGACCATCCGGATGTGGCAAAGCAACTGAATAACTTGGCTCTACTGTGCCAGAACCAGTCCAAATACGAGGAGGTGGAAGTGTACTATCAGCGGGCCCTGCAGATATACGAAACGAAGCTTGGATCGGATGATCCGAATGTGACCATCACCCGAAATAATTTAGCCAGTTGTTATCAAAGGCAGGGCAAGTTGAAGGAGGCAGAATTACTGTACAAACAGTTTCTAACGAAGGAACACGAGAGTGTATTCGGTGCTATTAGCGCTGCGAACAAACCGATCTGGCAAATGGCTGAGGACCAAGAAGCGAACATGGTTAAATCCAAAACAGCGGATAACACCTCGTACGGAATTATGGGCGGTTGGCACAAGCTGGGCAAGGTAGGTTCCCCGTCGGTACAGGCGACACTGAAACGGCTCATTTCGATATACCGCAAACAGGGAAAACACGAAGCGGCCGGAGCACTGAACACTTGCGTGGGTCGAGATAGTAAAGAATCGACAAATGGTAGTTCGAGTTCGAGTAAATAG